Within the Candidatus Izemoplasma sp. genome, the region CATTCCCTTGATTTAAGACTTTATCTTCATACCTGGTTTCATAATATCTATATCCAATATAAATACCTTCAGCATAGACTAAATAATCTTCACCTTTATCAACTGAAGAATTACTTATTGTATAATCTCCAAAATTAACTGCTGATGGTGCGGATGCCGAATCATAGGCAAAAGTATCTACAACACGCCCGGATGGATTAACTTCCCCATTTAAAATTCTACCAACAGCTTTAGCACCTGTTTGACCTAAGCCACCTATCCATAATGCGGCATTAATCGGATACTCTTCTAAAATGCCTAATTCAAGTGGACTATTACTGTTTACAACCAATATAATCGTTTCAAAATGTTCAACTGCTAGTTCAATCATGTCTCTTTCATTTTGATCAATCTCCAAGTAACGGTAACCATTATCCATTGGTTCTAAAGGTAAATCTGAGCTTTCTCCACCAGACCGACCGAGAAAAATAATAGCAGCATCATTATAATTATCAAAACTATTAATAACACTATCGGTATATTCTGAGCGTGGCACTTCATTTACTGCATACTCGCCTGACCCTGTTACTGAAGTGACTTCTTTTCGATAATCACTGCCAGGCCCCTCTTCATAGAAATCCCATAAGTCTTGGTTAATGGTAAACCCAGCGTCCTCAAATGATTCTTTTAACGTAGTTGCAGTAGATGTGTTTACTGCCCCAGAACCGTGCCCACCATAAACTGGATCAACAGAGTTTTGGCCCAATAAACTTATATGAGTAATATTATCTACTAAAGGTAATGCACCGTCATTGCTCAATAACACTGCACCTTCTTCAACAATCTTTTGTCCTAATTCAGCTTGATATGCATTCAATTCATCAATTGAATCGAAATCACTTTCATAGATATCTTCAACTCGATTCTCAATCCGATACGTTTTTGCATCTAGTACATTAGATATGAGTGTTGAGTATATACCAGTGGCAATCGTAATTGCCGCAAATAAAACAATCAATATTACTGCTAATAGGTATTTAATAATTGCACTTTTTACAATATTTTTTTGATTCATAAAATCCTCCTAGTAATAGTTTAGTGCAAAGGCAGCAAGGCTGCCTTTGCGTAAAAACTACTCATCACTACTAATTGCTAATTGTGATGTTTCTTCATTTAATGCATTTGTAACAATTTCAAAATCTTTGGTTGGAACATATGAGAAGAATCCTTTTTCAGTTTCAACCATAATTCCTCCACCAAGTTCGACTGTAGAGAAATCTTCAACATTTGCAGAATCATAATTAAATGCATATCCACCCATGGTCGAATATGATGTATAAATAGCACGTGTTGGATCATTTAAAGTTAGTGGAATGAATCCATCTACAGCTTCACCTTTTTCATACGTACCATAGTATTCCCATACGGTTGATCCTCCATTTGCACCACCAATAATACTTACTGATGTATTAACTACTTTATAAGTACCATCACTGTAAAGATTAACTAAGTAAACAGAGTGTGTGTCTCCTAAAACTGTTCCTTGATACTCAAATGGAACAGTATCACTGTAAGTGTGACTACTCTCTAAAGTAGCAGCTTCTTCATTACCACATGCTGCTAATGTGAAGATAGCTCCTAAAACTACAAATGCCATTAAAAATCTTTTGAAACCTTTTTTCATTTTTAACTCTCCTTTTTTTTATATATTAAGCCGTTTGGCTGAATATTCATTCATGTGTTAATATTAATTGTTTTAATTCTTGATGTGGATTTTTAGATCCCATGTGACAATGTTTCTTCATTTCTAAATACTTTTCATTACCATCAATATATGATTCAACTTCAGTAACTATTGATGATACATAAGGAATGTAAATAGCATTCCCATTTGTTACATGTAAATCTTTTATCCAATGTTCTAAAGGCGATGCACAATAATTTATGATTGCTGGAACATTCAATGCTTTTGCTTCCTGCAATGTGCTCGCTCCTGCCTTACCAATAAATAAATCACTTGCTGCGTTTAAAAGCAATATTTTATCTGTGAAGCCAAAAACTTTTAAGGTTATATTATCTTTTGTTTTAATATCATTAAGTTCATCATATAAGGTGTTATTTTTCCCGCAAACAGCGATAATTGTCATTGGCTTGTCACTGTCCAATAAAGCATAGATAGTTTTTTTCAGTTTGCCAGCACCATAAGCCCCATCAACCAACGTAATTGTAAATTTGTCCTTTGGAATCATTAATTTGTCTCGATAAGTTACCTTACTAAAGGTGTATTGATATACCTCTTTACGTAATAAGAAGGGGATTTTTTTAAGCGGTAAACTTTTATGAAGTTTACTTTCTAAAGGATCACTTACGATAAATAAATCAGCTCGTCTATCCCATTGCAAACCAACTATGGGATCTGGTACATACACAATATTTTTAGATTTAATTAGACCTTTTGCTTTTGCCTCACATGCATAATATAAAGTTGAAAAATGACTATGGAATATGACATCTGCATCAAGATCAATTAACTGTTGGATTGCATCATTATACGCCTTTTTATATTTTCTTTTAAAGAGAAAATCAAGCGCTAATTTTTGTGGAAAGAATTTTAACAATGTATATTGCAAAGTTCCTACACCTTTGATTTTATTGTGTTGCTTGACAGCATGAATAAAAGATTTTTCTACGTTTTTTAGTGCATCAGTTTGATGAAAAAAGTATCTCTCTTCAATATCAAGTTCTTGAATGTCATTTGGCATAGCTTCTAATGCTGCTTGCATAGGCATAATATGGCCATATCCTGCTTCAACAAAAAGAAATGCGATACGTTTTTCTGTCATTATTTTCCCTCCATTTCTTGAGGATTTTTAAAGATAAGTTTAAAGATTGGAAAGAACACCCAAAATGATATGGCACTATAGATAATCATCGTTGTTGCATCAGCTAATGATTCACCCGTATTACCTAAGCCAAGTGTTTCAATAAAGAATGTATAAATAGGCACTTTGTATAGCACGAGTGAAGCGCTCGCGATTAATGTTATCGCAACATACGCAATAAAATACCACATTGCTGCTTTATAAATGCTGGTCTTGGACTTGAAGGTTATATTTCTTTGTAAAAAGAAATTAATTACTTGGGCAATCAGTAATGTTAGCTGAACTGAAAGGAAATAAGCAAGTCCACCTCCACCACCTTCGGAAATGAATCCCGCTGGATAGTTGAACATGAAATAAGGATCACCAGATAACTCTTGTCCAATCTGACCGACTTGGAAGTTGGTATAGACTAAATTTGTTTGTTCAAACAAACTCTTAAACAGTGGCATTAGTAACATCTGTAGTAGTGTGACACCATTACTAAATGTGAAAAAGGCTATAAACTGAGCAAGATTCGGATGTTTATTTTGTAATGTCTTCCATTTTATGATAAAAAATTGTTTCGTCTTAATGACTTTTGTATTTATCACTGTTTGAATCTTCTCTATTTGCGATATTTTACGATATTTATTTAATCGTTCAATGGTATCCAAATAATCTTTTATAATAGCATCATATGATTGTTTTAAATCTTCTATGTCGTTATTATATATTGCTTTAATTTTATTTTTGTACTGCTCCTTCGCAGCCTTAAGTTTCTCATTTCTTTTTTTATTTT harbors:
- a CDS encoding glycosyltransferase, encoding MTEKRIAFLFVEAGYGHIMPMQAALEAMPNDIQELDIEERYFFHQTDALKNVEKSFIHAVKQHNKIKGVGTLQYTLLKFFPQKLALDFLFKRKYKKAYNDAIQQLIDLDADVIFHSHFSTLYYACEAKAKGLIKSKNIVYVPDPIVGLQWDRRADLFIVSDPLESKLHKSLPLKKIPFLLRKEVYQYTFSKVTYRDKLMIPKDKFTITLVDGAYGAGKLKKTIYALLDSDKPMTIIAVCGKNNTLYDELNDIKTKDNITLKVFGFTDKILLLNAASDLFIGKAGASTLQEAKALNVPAIINYCASPLEHWIKDLHVTNGNAIYIPYVSSIVTEVESYIDGNEKYLEMKKHCHMGSKNPHQELKQLILTHE